In Nocardia sp. BMG111209, a genomic segment contains:
- a CDS encoding NUDIX domain-containing protein codes for MGNAFRLNAAVSVELVVLTLGTRTVPNDTLCALLVQRLYAPFRGRWALPGGFVEPDESLSGAAVRALREETNIRAARIHLEQLATYGEPGRDPRGRVIGVAYLALIPNLPAPSAGTEVSAAAIWSVEQVLADRGRLAFDHHRILTDGVERARAKLEYSPLATAFCGREFTVADLRRVYEVVWGTDIDPRNFHRKVTTTPGFVEATGRSTSRDGGRPARLYRAGPARALHPPMMRPS; via the coding sequence ATGGGCAATGCTTTTCGCCTGAACGCCGCAGTGTCGGTCGAGCTGGTGGTGCTGACACTCGGTACTCGCACCGTGCCGAACGATACTCTCTGCGCGCTGCTCGTTCAGCGCCTGTATGCCCCGTTCCGGGGCCGATGGGCGTTGCCCGGCGGATTCGTGGAGCCCGACGAGAGCCTCTCCGGGGCCGCGGTCCGGGCGCTGCGCGAGGAGACCAACATCCGGGCCGCCCGGATCCACCTGGAACAACTGGCCACCTACGGTGAGCCGGGCCGCGATCCGCGCGGGCGGGTGATCGGCGTGGCCTATCTGGCGCTGATCCCGAATCTGCCCGCTCCGTCGGCGGGTACCGAGGTCAGCGCCGCGGCGATCTGGTCCGTCGAGCAGGTGCTCGCCGATCGGGGCCGGTTGGCGTTCGACCATCACCGGATCCTCACCGACGGTGTCGAACGGGCCCGCGCCAAACTCGAATACTCCCCGCTGGCGACCGCGTTCTGTGGCCGCGAATTCACCGTCGCCGATCTGCGCCGGGTGTACGAGGTGGTGTGGGGGACCGATATCGACCCGCGCAACTTCCACCGCAAGGTGACCACCACCCCCGGCTTCGTGGAGGCCACCGGCCGCTCCACCAGCCGCGACGGCGGTCGCCCGGCCCGGCTGTACCGAGCCGGACCGGCTCGGGCACTGCACCCGCCGATGATGCGGCCCTCCTGA
- a CDS encoding TetR/AcrR family transcriptional regulator: protein MSRAQRGAGPRSDPPGGDPPERVIRRRPKNRRAQIAATSAAAFGSLGYHGVSMEDIAARVGISSAALYRHYPSKYALFREELLRLGAATSAAVSLPEEAGGLPVRERLELVVDAVIADTVSNRPTVALARWERRYLDDTDRAVLDKQFAGAVTVLRNLLGELRPGLPRRDRTVRAVAVMSVISSIGDHHAALPVKSLTAVLNSAAWALFEAELPDAAAGYRAPRAVEIPQSFKHELLLRKSVELFHERGYPNVSVEDIAQAADLSAASAVYRYYRSKSDLLAAAFRRAADRMSAAIGPATASSRTPAGALAMLIDMYVSGCFTERALTYVYYAEFGHVPAEERTMLRNVQRLIVAEWVRLLVAVRPDLSDAQARILVQAGFALVVDLGRYFGEDDAGGAPQDRVVQLMEVILFGHPLPRDADGAVLP from the coding sequence GTGAGCCGCGCACAGCGCGGCGCCGGCCCGCGCAGCGACCCACCCGGCGGCGATCCGCCGGAGCGGGTGATCCGGCGCCGGCCGAAGAATCGGCGCGCGCAGATCGCGGCCACCTCGGCCGCCGCCTTCGGCTCGCTGGGCTACCACGGCGTCAGCATGGAGGACATCGCCGCCCGGGTCGGCATCTCCTCCGCTGCCCTGTACCGGCACTATCCCAGCAAGTACGCGCTGTTCCGGGAGGAACTGCTGCGGCTGGGCGCGGCGACCAGCGCGGCGGTGAGCCTGCCCGAGGAGGCGGGCGGCCTGCCGGTGCGGGAGCGGCTCGAGCTGGTCGTCGACGCCGTCATCGCCGATACCGTCAGCAACCGGCCCACGGTGGCCCTGGCCCGCTGGGAGCGGCGCTACCTGGACGACACCGATCGCGCCGTACTCGACAAGCAGTTCGCCGGCGCGGTGACCGTGCTGCGCAATCTGCTCGGCGAGTTACGGCCCGGCCTGCCGCGCCGGGACCGGACCGTGCGCGCGGTGGCCGTGATGAGCGTGATCTCCAGCATCGGCGATCACCATGCCGCCCTGCCGGTGAAATCGCTGACGGCCGTGCTGAATTCGGCCGCGTGGGCACTGTTCGAGGCCGAACTCCCCGATGCCGCAGCCGGTTACCGGGCACCTCGCGCGGTGGAGATTCCGCAGTCCTTCAAACACGAACTGCTGCTGAGGAAATCGGTCGAACTCTTCCACGAGCGTGGCTATCCGAACGTCAGTGTGGAGGACATCGCGCAGGCGGCGGATCTGTCGGCGGCCTCGGCGGTGTACCGCTACTACCGCAGCAAGAGCGATCTGCTGGCGGCGGCGTTCCGGCGGGCCGCCGACCGGATGTCCGCGGCCATCGGACCGGCCACCGCCTCCTCCCGCACCCCGGCCGGGGCGCTGGCCATGCTGATCGACATGTACGTGTCCGGATGCTTCACCGAACGCGCGCTGACCTACGTGTACTACGCCGAATTCGGCCACGTACCGGCCGAGGAGCGCACGATGCTGCGCAACGTGCAGCGGCTGATCGTGGCCGAGTGGGTGCGCCTGCTGGTGGCGGTGCGGCCGGATCTGTCCGACGCACAGGCCCGCATCCTGGTACAGGCCGGATTCGCGCTGGTGGTCGACCTGGGCCGGTACTTCGGCGAGGACGACGCCGGGGGCGCTCCGCAGGACCGGGTGGTGCAGTTGATGGAGGTCATCCTCTTCGGGCACCCGTTGCCCCGCGACGCCGACGGCGCCGTCCTGCCCTGA
- a CDS encoding glycosyltransferase family 39 protein, with amino-acid sequence MVSISGVAGEVDRSADRTVRIERATPAGAAPRWARPGLAGLLVATAVLYLWGLRGAGWANPYYAAAVQAGTRSWKALLFAALDPGNAITVDKPPAALWLMALSGRLFGFGSWSMLAPQALLGVATVALLYATVRRCSGPAAGLLAGAALALTPVAALMFRYNNPDALLTLLVVLAAYGVVRALGSEQSRWWSAGTGWLVLSGAAIGFGFLTKMMQAFLVLPALALAVLVAAPWSLGARVLRLLTAGVAVVVSAGWYVALVQLWPAGSRPYIGGSTDNSLWQLAVGYNGLGRLLGHHGRAAANTHGGPAGQHTPSHFAAMSGGESGITRLLRDGLATEYGWLLPVAILGLVAGLWLTRRAPRTDPDRAGLLLWGSWLLGAGAVLSFMKQSFHTYYTVELVPAVAALSGIGVVLLWRARDRWPARLTLAAMAVTGAAWSFALLDHTPHWLPWLRWTVLIVAVVTAAVLVPGGRAIGGGNLAGDSGRTADYGDRPMRGGAGWHRYVMPVIACAAILSVLAGPAFYTVRTVALPHVGGSPYSGPVRPGAGGRTMAPDAPELDALLATAVGSRWAAAAVGSADVSSIELRTGASLLAIGGFSGRDDSPTVAQFRRYVADGQVRYFLHRPRTDRPGRSDDPASTGAQITEWVQAHYTAQHVDGVDVYDLTAEPRA; translated from the coding sequence ATGGTGTCGATCTCCGGCGTCGCCGGCGAGGTGGATCGGTCCGCGGATCGGACGGTCCGGATCGAACGGGCGACCCCGGCCGGCGCCGCGCCGCGCTGGGCCCGGCCCGGACTCGCCGGGCTGCTGGTGGCGACGGCCGTGCTGTATCTGTGGGGGTTGCGCGGCGCGGGCTGGGCGAATCCCTACTACGCCGCGGCGGTGCAGGCGGGCACCCGCAGCTGGAAGGCATTGCTGTTCGCCGCGCTCGACCCCGGCAACGCCATCACCGTCGACAAGCCGCCGGCCGCCCTGTGGCTGATGGCGTTGTCCGGCCGCCTGTTCGGCTTCGGATCCTGGTCGATGCTGGCGCCGCAGGCGCTGCTCGGCGTCGCGACGGTGGCGCTGCTGTACGCGACGGTCCGGCGGTGCAGCGGGCCCGCGGCCGGGCTGCTGGCCGGTGCGGCGCTGGCGCTGACCCCGGTGGCGGCGCTGATGTTCCGCTACAACAATCCGGACGCCCTGCTCACCCTGCTGGTGGTACTGGCCGCCTACGGTGTGGTGCGCGCGCTGGGTTCGGAGCAATCGCGCTGGTGGAGCGCGGGCACCGGCTGGCTCGTATTGTCCGGCGCGGCAATCGGATTCGGTTTCCTCACCAAGATGATGCAGGCGTTCCTGGTGCTGCCCGCGCTGGCGCTGGCGGTGCTGGTGGCCGCGCCCTGGAGCCTCGGTGCGCGGGTGCTGCGGCTGCTCACCGCCGGCGTCGCGGTCGTCGTCTCGGCGGGCTGGTACGTGGCGCTGGTACAGCTGTGGCCCGCGGGCTCCCGGCCGTATATCGGTGGCTCCACCGACAATTCGCTGTGGCAGCTCGCCGTCGGCTACAACGGCCTCGGCCGGCTGCTCGGCCACCACGGCCGCGCGGCCGCGAACACCCACGGCGGCCCGGCCGGACAGCACACCCCGTCGCATTTCGCGGCCATGTCCGGTGGCGAATCCGGGATCACCCGCCTGTTGCGCGACGGCCTGGCCACCGAATACGGCTGGTTGCTGCCGGTCGCGATACTGGGCCTGGTGGCCGGGTTGTGGCTGACCCGCCGCGCACCGCGCACCGATCCGGACCGGGCGGGCCTGCTGCTGTGGGGTAGCTGGCTGCTCGGCGCCGGCGCGGTGCTCAGCTTCATGAAGCAGTCCTTCCACACCTACTACACCGTCGAACTCGTCCCGGCCGTCGCGGCACTGTCCGGTATCGGCGTCGTATTGCTGTGGCGCGCCCGCGACCGATGGCCGGCCCGGCTGACCCTGGCCGCGATGGCGGTGACCGGCGCGGCCTGGAGTTTCGCCCTGCTCGACCACACCCCGCACTGGCTGCCGTGGCTGCGCTGGACCGTACTGATCGTGGCCGTGGTCACCGCGGCGGTGCTCGTGCCGGGCGGTCGCGCGATCGGCGGTGGCAACCTCGCCGGTGACTCCGGCCGGACCGCCGACTACGGTGATCGTCCGATGCGCGGTGGTGCCGGTTGGCATCGCTACGTTATGCCCGTGATCGCTTGTGCCGCAATACTTTCTGTTCTCGCGGGCCCGGCGTTCTACACCGTCCGGACCGTGGCCCTGCCGCACGTCGGCGGCAGTCCGTACTCCGGTCCGGTCCGGCCGGGCGCCGGTGGCCGTACGATGGCGCCGGACGCACCGGAATTGGATGCGTTGCTCGCCACCGCGGTCGGAAGTCGCTGGGCCGCAGCGGCAGTCGGGTCCGCCGATGTCAGTTCGATCGAATTACGCACGGGCGCATCGTTGTTGGCGATCGGCGGATTCAGCGGACGGGACGATTCGCCGACCGTGGCGCAGTTCCGCCGGTATGTCGCAGACGGGCAGGTGCGGTACTTCCTGCACCGGCCGCGCACAGACCGGCCGGGCCGGTCGGACGACCCGGCTTCGACCGGGGCGCAGATCACCGAGTGGGTGCAGGCCCACTACACCGCGCAGCATGTCGACGGCGTGGACGTCTACGACCTGACCGCCGAGCCGCGCGCCTGA